Genomic DNA from Telopea speciosissima isolate NSW1024214 ecotype Mountain lineage chromosome 2, Tspe_v1, whole genome shotgun sequence:
CCCGGTTGGACTCCAGACTAGCATAGTTAAAGGAAGTGAGACAATGAGCAATCACAATTGAAGTATTCAACTCTTGTAAAATGTTATATAACAGTTCAATTCCCTAGACTTTCCATGAAAGTCACGAGGATAAATGGATTAGAAGATGAAAGACCCATTTTGTGCTTAAACATTGTCTTCCACCTCATTATCGCTCAATTTTTCTGtgatattttttccttttacatgAGGTGAGTGTTCTGAGTGCTTTTCCCAACTCTTGAAAACATTATATAAAATTTTCCCTTGTTATTAAGTTATATAATACGTGTTGTTTTGAATTATGTGCGACAAGTGGATCCTCATGTCGATCCCCGGCTCTAGGGTTTTGTGTCGGTTTTTAGGACATGCTAGAAATATGTGTTCCCATTGCTTTGCAATCATTTTTTAGACAAtcatgcatctctctctctctctctctcttatatatgGGCTCATGTACTCTGAACTGGCGGGGTCGGGGAGCACACCAATTAGGGGGCACTGATCCAATAGGGAgcggggaggagagagagagaagtgctGTATATTCTGAAAATTTGATTTCTCTTGAGGTAATGTGATTGTGAAGAATTTCCATTTTCTGCTCACAGACGGCAATTTGATCTTGCTAACATGGAAGCAATGGATGAATCAGCAGAATGGAGAAGGAAATATGATGAGGAGGTGGAGAGGGCCACAACGTGTTTGAAAGAGACGCTAGAGGTATGATCTTCTCCTGAGTTTTCTGCACTGATTTCTGTATCTGTTTGGGATATTGTAGTTCTAAACTATCATGTGCCTTGTATTCTCCATATCTTTGTGAATCTATTCGAGAATTCTGCATTTAcaatatttttattgaaattctATGTGAATGAAAAACTTTTCCCTGATGGAAAGGATGGAACCTTAGTGCAGAAGTGACACTTCTTTGGCACACAGATTGACCTAAAATTGTGCTCTATGTAATTTTCTTAATTGCTTCTAATGTATAGTTTGTTTGGTTTGGaccaaaataaagtaaaatcaaAGATAAAAAGATGAGGGATGTGCCTCTTAAATTGTTAAGCAGCCCTCAGATTAATCAAAGCTCCCCTACCCTTCTcatttatttcatttaattgaAGATATTGAACATATGCTAATGTAGGATAACCTGATTAATAGTTGCCTACCTCTGAATATTTCTAGCTGAAAATGAGCTTAAGGAAACTGAAGGTTTTAAATTCTGTTGTTGTTGATAGTGTCATCTGCGTGCACCATTATTTGCTTGGGATATGGAGGGTGAGCAGGTTGAGAACTTGGGAGCCATCTTGAGAAGTTTTGAGGCAGTCTCTGGTTTGACTCAACCTAGGTAATAGTGTGCCAATAGGTGTAGGGGATGCTGATCGGAGTTGTTGGAAGGGATGACAAGTCTGGGTGTGCTGTGGCTCAGATTTCATTTAATTATTTGGTCATTCTAATCAGGGCCTGTTCAAGATCTAGAGTTGTGAGAAATCCTATTTTGGAGAAAATGGAGTAAAAGAGTGACTGTTTTGAAGAGGAGGTTCCTTCCCATTTGGACGAAGAGTTATCTACAGCTGTGACATTTCTAATTTTCTGTCTGTGTTATCAGATGTCTATATTAATTATGTTAGAAGGAACTTTAATTCTGTTGTTCACTGCATAGTAAAATGAGTTTAAAAATCAGAACTGCAGTGAAGAAACAAAGGACCAGATTGAAGAAAATCTTAATAACTTGAAATCAAATGCTCAGATATGGTTCAAAAACTGATCCGAGTAGGCGAGTACTCTATTCAGGTAAAGAGCGCCAATCCAATGGTCTGTAATATTCCTACTTGAGATAGGACTTTCCAAAACTAAGAACCGACATCAGTAGTTGGAATGATCTCAGGATAGAAAATAGATATACTCAGGTTAAGCCACAACAGTAGGAGAACTAAGAATTAATATCAAAATAATAATCTAAGTAATGAAGTAAAACAGAATTCAATAACAGTCACTGGATATTAGGTAAACAAACCTGAGAACTCAGAAATCCTAGTAGTGGTGGGATTCTAATGTTCTGAGGTCAGAATGTCAGATTCAGATTTTAAAACCACAGATAGGCACGGTTGTGAAGGCGTCGAGATCGGTGTCGGCgtaccttgttggtgtcacatTGTGCCCAGTTCCCCTCCATTCAACACCTTGGGTCTCCTAGataccatgacaactatgtgttCAGAACAGAATCCGACTGTAAGATATGAAATCAGAATTGAAATATCAGAAGTTACGAGCAGGTCTTgaagaaaattctggaattacTGACTTGGACAATGATGGATAGATTGAAGAAAGAATGATTGATATGAACCGAGCATCTCACCTGGAACTAGGCTAAACATCTCATTGTGCATCCTCTGCATCACAACAAGGAGTAGTTGTATCCCACAACCATATTCTAAATCTCACAGAACGTAAGAAGGCATAGCCAATctcaaaatagcaataaaaatcATGGGGAGTTTATATCGCtccccttttatttataaaaaatttttAGGAGCCTACATGCTGTCCGTAGGACTGAGTCGACTGACTAACAGCCAATAGGAATAAACTTCTTAACTGATAATGAAATAAACCCAGAAATCAGACTAGCTCCGGGACATCAAAACCGTAAGCTAGTAAAGAAGTCCTATTTGGACTGAAACCtttaattatataaataaaCAGACTTCAACTGAAACTAGAACATAGAAATCCTATTTCCATTCTTACaactaataaaataaggaaagaatTAAAATGATAAGACTACTACTCAATCACCTATAAATGAGTGGACTTATGCTGAGTTACTGAGCCAGAATCCTAGTAGTGATATTAGGTAAACAAACCTGAGAACTCAGAAATCCTAATAGCGATAGGATTCTAATGTTCTGAGGTCAGATTCAGATTTTAAAACCACAGATAGGCatgtgttaaaaaattatttatccacccgtgtccccttttggatagtccgccatgttagagctcctgtatgatatacatattgtttcctccctttcctataaggtcggccttttagaggaagcggtttctacatggtatcagagcaggcaggggtcattGTATCGAGTCCCCTTGGGAGCGGGCatgtgttaaaaaattatttatccacctgtgtcccccttggatagtccaccgtgttagagctcctgtatgatatacatattgtttcctccctttcctataaggtcggccttttagaggaagcagtTTCTACATCATGGTTGTCAGGGCGTCGACGTCGGTGTCACCTTCTGTCCAGTTCCCCTCCATTCAACTCCTTGGGTCTTgtagacaccgtgacaactatgggttcAGAACAGAATCTGACTGTGAgatatgaaatcaaaattgaaatatcAGAAGTAACAAGCAAGAAACTGAGATTTCTAGAACTATAGCACGCGCAGAACTTGAAGAAAACTCTGGAATTACTGACCTGGACAATGATGGATAGATTGAAGAAAGAATGATTGATATGAACTGAGCATCTCACCTGGAACTAGACTAAACATCCCATTTCCCATCCTCAGCATTACAGCAAGGAGTAGATGTATCCCACAACCATATTCTAAATCTCACAGAACGTAAGAATGTAAAGGCAATCTCAAAATAGCGGTAAATTTCATAGGGAGTGTATATTgcttcccttttatttataaaaatctTTTAGGAACTAAAATGCTGTCCATAGGACTGACTAACAGCCAATGGGAATAAACTTCTTAACTGATAATGAAATAAATCCAGAAATCAGACTAGCACCAGGACATTAAAACCGTAAGCTAGTAAAGAAGTCCTATTTGGACTGAAactcttcattaaataaataaaacagacTTCAATGAAACTGGAACATAGAAATCCTATTCCAGTTCTTACAACtaatgaaataagaaaagaattaaAATGATAAGACTACTACTCAATCACCCACAAATGAGTGGACTTATGCTGAGTTACTGAGCCAGTAAGGCTGAGTTAACTCAGAACCGCTAGGCTGGTTACTGAGTCAaatccttcctcctcctttagTACTTTTGAGAATACCATCCTTGATGCTGATCTGCATCAGCAAAGCAAAGAACTTGTTTCTTCCACTTGGGTAGAAGTAGCTCCCTTTGTTAATGGACTTAAATAGTAGTGAGGTCCTAGGAGTAGGTGATGGGgaaattctttttatttatgctAATAAAAATATGGATTATCCCCCTCccgaagaaaaaaaactgtgaTATGCTGACAACAAAATTGAAACTATCTAATTGCCTGGTCAGTGGAGTTTGTTCTTGCAGAACTGTGTGTGTTGCTTTTGTAGTTGTGATCCCTAACTAGTCAGTGCATACTCTGGTGGCTGGGATCCACTTTCTGTTAAGCCCATCAAGCAGATTCCTGAGCCATATGTTTAAAATGGATAGCTTAAAATGGAATAGATGATCTTTTGTACTGCAAATCTCACATACCCATTGAACAGCTTGCCAATTCCTTGCTGTATGCTATGCAAAGAACACGTGTAACACATGCAATGGAGACATTTCCTCCTCAGTTCAGTAAACTTGGTACCTGTACAGGTCATTGTGATgaaaatttaaaaggaaaaaagggtcCTACACACCCACTTTTAGTAATCCATTTCCACATGCCCATTACTTTATAGCCACATGGATGAGAAGATTTGGGGTTCTGACTGTTAGATAGATGCAGAACTCCCTGGCTAAGTCATCTGTCAAGTTCATCCCCTATCTCAACCAAATGACTAATCATGTATGGGGCTTTCCCCTTGTTCTTGAATGATCTCTGTTGTTGAAACATTCCCGCCAAAAAATTGACCTTTTCAAATAACTGTAAAACCACTATAGCGGTATGTGGAGAAATCAGATAGGTCTGAAATTTGAACATGATTAGGTGATGATGTAGAAAACATGTCCACTAAGTTTGGGCACACTCAAAGCTGCGGATAGGCAGTTATTGGCACTTATAATTGGCGTCCAGAAAAGGGGTCCTACAAGGGGCATTTTGAAAATCCTGCcccaaaattctgaaatttatttagatacaagaaaaaaaagtttaacctattttatacattttatttgttttctgaTTAAAAAATGTCAGAAAAAGTAGCTGCTATTCTATACAAGAAACTTGAACATTTGTTggtatctttttctttctggATTACCCTTTCTTAAGCCTTTTTCATCAATTGACATCGGACTTCTAGCTCCCTATCATCTTAATCCTTGGTTTTGAAGCAGGCATAATcgtagggaaaaagaagaaaattgagCAATTGATTTTTGTGCCATTGTAATTAATGTTAACTTATTTTGATATATACCTTCTCTCCCCTCACTGGTAATGTAATACTGAATTGAAGAGtcaaaacagtaccaaaacAGAATCAAAAACTCAGACACAAGCAAGTAGATTTTGGAAGGAATTTCAAACTACAAGATCCGGTAATCAGATGGACCTGAAACTCGAGTCGAGTTCTCCTCTTCATGAAGGAAACCCTTGCTGAAAGTTTCAGCCGGATCCAATGGTTCGACCAGAATATATTAAAGAATCCTAGTTGGACtaggagaggggtaaaactgtcaaTTCACAAATCAGATAATAAAATAGATAACGGAAATATAATCCCAAAACAGAATTGATATGATGATATTAATCTCAGGAAGAATGAACCAACAGAACAAAGAAATTGATTCAGACAATAGAGGGGTAAAGCAATCCTAATGGAAATAGGACTCCATGAAGTAGCCACTCAATCTAAGATCTGAAAGCTTAATAATGATTCTTTGGGGTGCGCTTATGTGATCAGATCATAAATTAGGTATGCTCTCCACCTTTAAACTAACAATCGTAGTAGAAGTAGGATTGCTCTAAATAACCATTAGATGAAGAAATTGAAAACAGCAACAGGTAAAGGACAGAATCGATAGATGGTTACTGAAATCAGAAATTGAATCAAGTATGATGGTGAGTTGACTGAAGAATTTCAGAGATCAGAGATGGACAGAATGGATAAAATCTAGCTGTACTTTAACAAGAACTAGAGGGAGAACAATGCAACCGGGTTTTCGACCGCAAGGTGTTTGGATGGATTAAACACAAGGAAAGAGCATACCACTGCAGGCAGCAAAGACAatgcttttcattaatcaaaattcatgTACATttctggcctcccttacaaacttatatataAGGGTTAAAAACAAACTCAAatattaaaaaggaaaggcctaaaccaatccttaactaattaGGACACagaaactgactaggaaactgactctAACTatactaatgaagtaaatcccgtattCTTACCtgctacccatattttaggcccactaaagtggctcATTGCATTGAAAACACATGAGATAAAATGTCCAACACagatataacccaacccaaagcttatttctaataaaataagctcATTTGtatgatttatctgcatcaattgtCCTCGAGATTTGTTTGAATTTAAAGTTTTAGTAAGAGGCCATTTAGGATCTAATTTTTGCCCGACTTTCATACCTTCGAGCCAACTAATCAGTATTCACTTACTTTTGACTACCCCCTCCTcacaaaaattaataataataaaaaaaaaaaaagaatcaataaGCACTTGAATATTTTTGCaacattatttttttggggggtttttgcCCTTTTCTGTTTACTCTTAATTTTGAACAAAAATCATATTGTTTTCAGATTATTCCCATACAATTGTGCCACATCACTTTTGCATAGATCATGCTGGTCTATATGTCTGACTTGAAGGAATGACAAAGTTGGAACCCACTTCTCCATGTTTTAATCAAACATATTTTTAAGTCAAAACTGACTACTTAGATTTGGATCTGGAATTCTTTAttcttattttcattcaaaaccGATACAGAAGTATTTCTGATTCCTGTTTGCTTTGGAGTTAAATGGACAAACATCTTTTTGGCAGTTGaagatggctcttgagaagaagaCAGAGGAAACTGCTAGTGACAACCCAAAATTGGCAATGCTGCAGAAGGTAACTGTTTTGTGCTGTTTTCATTTTGtttcccccttcttttcttgatttctttggcatttatttataaataagacTAGAAACTGAGTTTCATCGCTTCACTGACCAAGACAAAAATGAGTATAATGTAATTAGCCTTTCATTATTGATTCTATATGAATGTCAGCATGATCTGCATGGTTCTTAGAAAAGTGATTTTTATCTGAGTTATTAACGATATTGCCGTAAAGTTGAGTGACTGCTGATGAACTGTGTTGTTAAAAAAACTGCTTCTGCTTACCATGTCATTAGGAAAAAATTGGCTTGCTTGACCAGGTGGAGTCCTTAAAACAAGAGTTAGAAGCAGAGAAGTTGAAGTGCAGCTTACGACAACTTAAATGATCATGAGCTGCAATATTAGCTTGGACATAAGTTTCTAAAGGATGTGCTTCTTGAGCATAATTTTCCATGGGTTATAGCCTTTGATGTTTCTGCCTGTATGTATTTTGTGGATGAGGTAAGTGCACTACAATTAATGCAGATTTCTCATTCTGTACACAACTACTGCTTGGTGCTTCATGAGCCAGAGATATTGAAGGAAGAAAGCTGCTTGGTTCTAAAGAATATGAGTATCATTCTTTCATAATTTTGTAAGTCCTTTTTGTGTAACAGAATAAAGGATAATAAAAATTTTCTGAGTGAATCTGGTTTTGTATTCTTTCCTGAGATAAGTGTTGTCAATGGATCAACCAACAGACATCCCATGCCATGTAGATAAATTATGGCTCTTTTTCTGTTGAAATAGAATTATGGAATTATAGCTCTGTGTTAATACtgttctgtgtgtgtgtgtgtgtgtgtgtgagagagagagagagagagagagagagagagtttgctGAGTTATCAGAGCTCATCAAAGCTGTGTCGTGTGGTACCAAGTGGAGGGTGCTCAAACAGAATTCAAAACATGAACTTATTAATGTTAAGCTTGGGGGGTTCCCACCTGTATGGAGATGATGCTTCAAAGGGGAAATGGCAGTCAAAAAGGTTCATCCAAGTGCGGCCTTCCTCAGCCATTAGAGTAGTTCATGGTCCTTTGCCTGTCAGCCCCAGATGAAGTTATCACCATTAAACCATATAATCAAAGCTAAACTGACAGAGCTGAGCATTTTGTAAAAGAAATCGACTGCTTTATTAAATCCATAAAGCAGTACAAGAGAATGCCagtgtcatttttctttcttcataaaAATTTGGACACTTAAGAAAAGGACATGAGCCTTTACTGTACATGGTAGGTCATGTGGTTAAGATAAATTATATTCTATTGAAAAACCATTCAAGCATTATCTTTGTCTGAGCATTTTTTCTATAAAACAAATTTTCTTCTCCCCAAACATAGTAATTTGATGATGTCCTTCCTCGTCCAATCCTCAAGTACTCTAGAGTTTGctataacattaaaaaaaattctacaaaACAATTATTTCAGATTTGTCATCAACTACAAGCATTTTCATTACTATCATCCCTTTGGGGAATAGATTACATTGAATAGtacttcttttcccttctcttttggAACTTCTATGAGTATTACAATGATTAGAACTTTGTTGGATACCTCCCTTCTGTACCAAGTCAATACTCAAGTATATAGAGTTGGTTTTCATGCATCAGAGGATGGTGTGCAATCACTGTCAGCAGCTGGGATCTTGTTCAATTCATGGAGAAATGTTGTTATGGTCTGTGCAAAAACTTCGTCATTGCTCTCTTGACTTGACTTTGTTTTATAGTGTCTAAACAATATAAAGTaggaaaaatgaattaaaagGGAGAAAATTGATCTTTCAGAATTAATGGCGGATGAATGCGTGGAAGAGATAGAGAACTACAACTACTTTAGGAAGAATTAATCATGAGTTCATAACTGAATAAGATAACAAACAAGTTTCTCACAAGTACAACAGTTGAGATAGTAATAACGATTAGTATACATAAAAAAGTGAATAATAGAAAACGCAAAGCGACCCAATTTTTACTTTCTCTATAATTATTCATAGGGATTCATGCAAGCGAGCATATTGATTCAAGCTATGTGTTATGTGTCTGATGGACTCACTttagtgtatgggcgctagattgggctagcctagtatgggataggttaaaggctTAATTTAATGTGTTCCATTAGCTCTAGAGCTTTTGGTGTATCGGttaagtacctaacatttggtattagagACGGCCACAATATCATAGGCTCAAGTCACGGAGAGGACTACCTGGAAtagagtgaaagccgtcaaTAAAGGGCTACTTGCTGCCAAGTAGAAACCCTAAGGCAAAGTGGAGCTGCTTGGAAAGAATTACATACCGCCACCTAGAGTGAGAGCCATCTAGGACGATAGTTGCAAAAGCATGGTGGTCTACTAAGTGCCTGATGGGGCCCCCTTTAGTGTAGGGTGCctgattgggccagcctagtatatgataggttaaaggacttgattAATGCGTTCCATCAGTTCTGGAGCTTTTGACGTATCGGTCAAGTGCCTAACACTACGCTAGATACATAGAAGGTTCCTATTTCTAACAACTTTACCTTCTGAGGAACATCTCCTTGGATATCAATCCTtccataagaaagaaaagataattTGAAAAGAATATGGAATTCAATGTTCTGAACTGATCAGAAGGTGGCATTGAGTAGCCCAAAACTTCTTGTTTTCCAAAGATAAGTAAACTTGAAAATAAAATCACCTTAAACTAGGGaaaaggaccgagttttccttcagccc
This window encodes:
- the LOC122649577 gene encoding uncharacterized protein LOC122649577 codes for the protein MAFGARRAVFVGLVLVMFLGFSVYLRLWALDSRLSADDRELIRRQFDLANMEAMDESAEWRRKYDEEVERATTCLKETLELKMALEKKTEETASDNPKLAMLQKEKIGLLDQVESLKQELEAEKLKCSLRQLK